In Clupea harengus chromosome 4, Ch_v2.0.2, whole genome shotgun sequence, the genomic stretch GTAATGGTaatactaactaactaaaatatCACTGGAAAGAGTATGTCATTTGAGTATGGAGCATCTACCATTTATCTACATTTCTGTGGACATATGATCTATTGTTATGCTCCCATTTAAACTGTGGGTCTAATTCAGGTGTTTGATTCCTCATTCCTCACCTCAAACAGGTCTTTCACTTCCTCGCCCTGTCGCCACTGTTGCAGGAACCAGCGAAGCTGCAGGGTGAGGAGCACCAGGGTCTCCTGACCACACGGACATCCCGGGGACAGGTCCACCTTCCCCAACAGTACCTCCTTCTGGACCTCCCTGGTCTCTAGAGGAGGCGCTGGGTCACATGGTCCCCAGCTGTGGGCCTTCCTGCCTTCTCCTGTGTCCATTAAACTCTTCACTCGCTCAATAAGAACCTGTAGCTGAAACTGTAACACCTCCAGCTCGCCTGAGAGGGGGTTTAGGGAGGGTAGGTCCCGAGGCCGGGGGAGAGCGCTGGGGGAGTGATGGTCTGCCTCTGGTTTGGCCAGGTAAGGGGACAGCGGAGGCGTTTTCTGGTTGGAACAGGGCGAGAGGCCATTTTTTGCAGGCGCTCTCAGGAGGTCAATGGCAGAACTGACCAGCAGGGCCTGATCGCGAAGAGTCTTCAGGTCTTTCAGGTTGAGGTCTGTGTGAGAGCTCAAAAGGTCAGCACCATTTTTCTTGGCCTTCTCCTGTTCTTCAGGGTTATGACCCAGACGGGTAACCTCCACAGAATACCCTTCTTCCGTCTGTATTTGTTTAGTGACTAATGTTATAGGCCGACCCTGTGCAATGTCCTTCACACTGACAGCAGTCTGCCTCTCACCCAACTCATGCCTGTCGTTACAGACTGGCACAACGAGATgctcccccgccccctccatcggttcatcttcctcctctacccctcctgctcctcctcctgctcctcctcctctcctgtccctcatTTCGCTCATTTCCGCCCGCAGGCCACGGTTCTCCACCTCCAGCTCCACGATCCGCCGGCTCAGCAGcgtggcctcctcctccaccagcctcaggtgaactttgacctcagCTTCACGTGCGAGAGGCGAGTTGGCCATGCTGTCAGACACCTGTGTGTTGTCGACGTCGCCGTAGAGCAAGCGGTACTTGGCCAGCTCCTGGCCCATGGTCTCGTTCTCAGATACCATCTTGGTCAGCTTCTTGCACATGAGTGCAGACTCCTCTTTGGCAAAGTGCAGCTGGCACTTCAGATCAGCACTGTcatcctgtaaaaaaaaaaaaaaaaaacatgaaaatgttgTATTACCATGCAAAATCAATGGCAGTCTCAATTTCAATCTTATATGTCTCCCAGTAACTCACACTGTTTCCACTGCAAAGCAATGTCCAGGAGAAGACATCAGATACACTCTTTTTTATGCACATGCGTCATTTACCTGTGGGGAAAGCTTCCTTTCAGACTTGCCAGACGATGTCCTCAAGCTTCTCCTCCTCAGAGAATTCTGTGGAATCGAATTTACAGAGTTTCAAAGGTTCAGTTTGCTATGGACTGATTGAATGGGATTCATAGATATGTGGAACTGACCATTGTAATCAAGTGTAGAGGTGTTGTGCACCAAAGTATGGTTAGACTCTTTTGACTCTTAAGCCAGAGTATTGAGCATTAAAAATACTCATGCTCTCGTTTTTTCCATGTATTTCCAGTGGTGAAGATGGTGAGGATGCAGACCTTAATACAGGTTTAACGCGATTCCCAGCCTCGTCACAAAATATGTCCCTTGGTAGCACATAAACGTGAGAATGGGGTCAGCTTCGATAGGAGTGTTTAAAGGGTATATCATTCACCCCCATAATCTCCAGGGAGACTCAAGTGTCAGTCCCCACTCCCACCGACCCTCAGATCGAGTAACTCAACTACACTGCCCACATACTTCCTCCCAGACGAAACCAGGTCACTCACTCAGGGCACTTTAATAGGGTAACAAAAGGATGTCCAGATGTATGCGCAAGGCTAAATCGTTTCTTTGGACGGattctctctttaacacacacccTTAAAACAACAGATGACCGTCACTCTCAAGCACAATAACTCCAAGCTCATACGAGCTAAGCATCCCTGCAGTGCAGAATATGACTGGAATGTTGTATGGgtgtcagtctctctgtctccggcCCTGCCTGGATCCTTGAATGGAGTACAGAGGGCCCCAGAACAAGAGAGACTAACAGAGCTCCAGTGGGTGACATAAAAATAACTTCAGTGATCCAGGCTCACTGGGGACCTGCTACCTACTATTATTTAGGCTTAAAGAAAATAGCCCTCTTAATTAATTTTTagaatttagtcatttagcagacttaAAGTATGACTACCCAAGATTAGTGTCTGAGGAGCCAGACATGACCTGGTTAGTTTGATATGAGAATACATGTTGCTGAAATTGTGGTAATGGATGGCAATGAAATCTGTTGCTGGCAGGAGTATACCCAAAGGCTTATGACCGAACCACCCTGTCCATGTTTGAATCACCCCtcttacaacacacacgcacacacacgcacccacacacacacacacacacacactaacacacactgagccacaAGCCCACGAGACAGTGAAGTGACCAATGCATTTTAAATTTTGTTAACGGTTCAATGATTCCCACCCACAATTGAATTCACCTAAACATTTGTCTCTAGACATGCATGTAATAAAAGTGTGTATGTTGTATACAGCAGGCCCATGAGTCTGGAGCCAGATGAGGGATCCAAAGCAATGACTGTACGGTGTTCATGCGTTTCACCAGACCTCAGACTCCAGACTCACACAACACCTTGAAAAGCAGTTTTGTGTTCAGCGAAACTAGCatattgtctttttttaaatcataaaaCGTAGTCTCTGGTGCTTCGGCCGGTGGCACAACAGTAGGTAATCGCAGCGCGAGAcctgccctgcctgcctgcctgcctgcatgcatgcatgtgaggatcagagggagagagcagctgTTTGAGATGAGCGGCCTGAGGCTGAGCCGCTGCGATCCGCCCCTAAGCACTGAATCCTGGATTAAAGCTGAGCACATGCAGGGGGGTGGACGAGGGACTGCCCTGCCACTAAAGGAAAACCCAGGGCCCTTTTTCATTACACACAAGGTAGACAAGTTACAAGATGAAGACCCACAGGAGGTTAAACAAAACCGAATctaacaaagagagagagagaaagaaagagagacagatcaaATGAAGGATCTGTGAGAGCTGGGGTTAActtgagagagaatgggagactGCAGACGTGGACACAGACTTTATTGCATGTGGATTTTGGTCTTTAAAAGTCTGAAAATCTTCAAGGTTTTTGCAAAGTGATGCATTCATACAGTAATGACATGTTTTGACCCACATTCGGACACGTCCTAAGTCCATGGAGCCAAGGAGGCATAGGAAAGGAGGCGGGAGGGATCTCCTCCTCTTGTCTATTTTTAGACATTTCCtctggctgcctctctctctctttctcagtctctctgtctgtctgcctctctctttctcagtctctctgtctgtctgcctctctatctctctttctcagtctctctgtctgtctgcgtctctctctttctcagtttcTGTcggtctgcctctctctctttctctctctctctctgtctgtctgtctgtctgtctctctctctttctccctgtctctctttcttctctcttcccccctagGGAGACTGTGAAGAGTGTCAGCTGTGCTTGCCTGGAACTCAACCCCTACATGCTATGCAGCACTGCCCTGCCTTATAGCCAGCTGTCCACCACGCCCGTGGGTATGCGCTCTCTGGGCTCAAGGGCATCCGGACGCCCGGACTCACCAATGGGACAGTGAGGTTCTAGGCTGGTGAGAGGCATCATGAAATCAGTTCACAGCACTCAGATCCCTGCCCAGCTGAGCTGACACATACTGCTGAGGGTCGTGTGAAACATGGTGGTGTCTTCAAAGAGTTGATGTTACAGTGTGTAGTATGCCAGTCTGCACccacagtatgtgtttgtaagtatgaCTCTAAGGATTGTTGCAATAAGGATGCGCCAACATGGCATGGCATCCGTGTAGCATTGCTTGGTGTGTCTCACTATTACAGACCTCTGATACAACATGGATCAGTGTCCACTGCCCTTAGGTGTATGTATACTAGTCATTACTAGTATACTAGTACTATACTAGTCCAGCCCTGGAGTTAGGAAATAATGTCACATACGGTGCAACATTCCTGAATCATTTAATCATTGAATAAAGAAGCtaacgttttttttgtttgttttgggggtCAGGGTCTGAATTCTTCATGAGGATTGTGAGTGGGGTCAATTGTTTTCTTGTAGATATCTTGCATGAATGCACAGACTTCCACTTATATATAAACTAGAGACAGTCAATGCAATCCTATCACTTCCACTGCAAACAATTGACAATCACATTCAGCTATGTCTGCTGTAGCACTGTGAAGGATTCTGAATTTGGCCGTACGGGTGTTGTTCTCTTTTAAACGTGTCTGTGGATATCTGTGGGTTGAGAGGTTGTAGTGTGTagtatgtagtgtgtagtgtgtatgacCAGTTTGCAGATGAGAATGCTCTACCTCTCGGGTCTTGTCCATCTCATTGTGCAGGACCTGATTGGCCACCTCCAGGTCTTGCGTTCGCTCGCGCAGCTCCACATTCTCCCACTCCAGCTGGGCCTTCTTCTTCTGCACCGACTCCAGCTCGCCATGGAGACGCAGAGACACGCTCTTCGCCACCTGACAAAGAAGGCTTTGTTCAGTCACAGGTTTTTCATCATGGAGATATTTATATACAGGctatccttttttttctctaacttATCTTACTTATCTTTACTTGCATGGCCTGCAGTTATGAGTTTTCAGAATTATCCCTGGATTTTCTgtgtgattatatgtgtgtttttaactgTCTTGACCCAACTAATCATGATCTGTTGCAGTACTAAGACATAGTCCATATACTTATAGGAACATCAATTACATAACCACAGAGACGATTCTTAAAAACTGTTGTTCTGTTTCTAGTGTTGCTATGTTACAGGCAGTGATTCTTCCCTCATGGCAGGGACAAGGGTAAGATGTCTTTGTAGTGTTCATGTGATGTATGCGCGTGATTCTGTTTTCTAAAGACTCCGAGCTGTTTTGTTCTTCTCTCAGGGACAAGGGTACTACTCAGACTACTCAGTGacatctctccctttttctgctGCAAGTTACTTTAGACGAGTTGGAAATGAAGGGACAGGGGGAGATGAGTGAGAAACGAAGAGATTCAAAGTCAGACTGTAAGCACTTCTGGGTGATTTTGCCTGAGGAGTGGAAATTCAACCTTTTTTTGATAATGGAAGTTGGGTGGAGGTtacactcacaccaacaaacagccacacacatacacacatacacacacacacacacacacacacaaacacactcaccacaaacacacacacactttttattgGCCCACTTTGCACAAAACAGGGTATCAATTTCTCCCTCAGGGTGTTAAAATAGACTGACATTGCCATTATCATAGTGCCCACACAGCTGTAATAAAAAAGTCTTCTACCTCAATATTTGCCAAAGGCATTTCACAATAACTGTATCAAGTAAGTGCAAATTTGTCAAgtttaaaaattgtactggggCAATATTCTGTATTGTCTTGTGAGCCAACAGTTCAGTTAGCCTGTAGTATGACATTCTGTAGGAATAGTTAAGACATTGTAAAAACCTAAAATTGCTAGAAAACACCTTTTGTCCGTCATAATGAGTTATAAACTATGAATATCATACTTTCAAATATGGCCATTTAAAAATCTAAAACTACAGTAGAGCATGATCCCCCACAATATCTCATATAGGGAGTGAAAATGTGTAGGCGGAAGAATGGAGTTTCTGCCTACAAATGCAACTTGCTCTCCATGATAAACAGCGCTAGGGCATAAGAGGAATTTACACAGAGCATGGAGCAATTTTGGTGACGAAGCAGACTTTGATGTGGTAACTCCTGCTGCGTTGATAGTCTTATAATGCCCCGGAATTCCTGGAAGAGCCCCcacttctgattggttgtgTAGTTTCAAACCAAAGAATGCTTCGGCTGTGAGTGGCCTGCCACAAGGAAATGAGCAAATGAGTGGGTTTGTTTGGCTGcctggcacagagagagagagagagagagagaaggagagagagagaaggagagagagaaggggagagagagtgagaaggagagagagagagatggagagagagagaaggagagagagagagagatttccctCCTTTTCAAACAGAGCTGGGCCACCTCCAGAGTGAAGGActttactacacacacacacataggcacacatactcacacacactcacacaaacacttgcatgcgtatgtacacatatacaccctctcttgcacactcacacacacttgcacggatgcacacacacactcctcttcacACATtccaacatacacaaacaactgcCTCTCCAAACCTATACATTGACCAGGGTATGGCTTAGTCCCAACTTAAACAAAACTTCTGAGTAAAACATCTTTCTAGGGAGATTGGGCTCATGATTCATAATGACAGGGCAGAGATAATCCCAGCATGCAGTTCTGTTACGTGCTGACTCACTGAACCTTGTGCTTTCATTTTGCCATGTAAGTTGTGCAACTGGGGTTTCCGACAAACATCCCGGACAAATGAAGCACGAGGATGGAATTCAGTGGGTCACGGTTCTCCTTCCAGTTCTGCTTAACTAAATATTCTGTACATACACACTTTGTTCtaacaaccccacacacagaaacaagctTACGCACCTAATGACCCCTTTGGTCCTGaaaacatccacccacacacacatatacaatcatACCCACATACTCACGTCCTGTTGAAGTCTTGTAAAACACAGCCTTTACTGCTCAGAtatatcattctctctctttctttctctctctctcacacacacagacatacacacacacacacacacacacacacacacacacacacacacacacacacacagaggaatactCACCCTGACATCGTGTTCCAGCGCGCGAATGAGCTCCCCGTCCACCTGTCCGGTCTGGGCCACGCGCAGACTGCGTCTCTCGGCCTTGCGCAGCCGGTACTGCAGGATGCGGGACATCTTGTTAGCCTGGTCCAGCTGCTGTCTCAGCTCCTGAAGCTGGTAAACGTCCTCCTCCAGGAACAGGTCACGCATCTCCAGCATCTCTGAACGCAGCTCCTCCATCTCATCCTGGAAGAGCACACAACAATGAGTGCCCAACTTTCATCAACACCTATGGATCTACATGATCATATAGGCCTACTTAAATGTGTTCACCTGTCCTGCATGCTTACATGATTATTTAATATAAGGGAAGACACACTGTGCAGAACTGACACCTTTTCACCATACTAGCATCTTCACCTTCATACATCTTTTTCCTCTAAGGTTTTCAGATATGATGGACATAACTTGGATCTTGCTTTCCTTTTGAGGACCATTTAGGAATCTCTTACTCTTCTATGAACATTTCTATCCTCATATGTAGAATTAGTCATTTATGACATTTATACATGTGCCACCATGGTATTTTTAATCGGGaatactgaactgaactgaactgaactactGCTACTATTCTTGGCCCATTCGATTATTCCACGCACATGCATAATTCACCCATTGTCACATTAATGCAGTAGGTACCATGGTATTTTAATCATGATCACATATTCTACGTATGTTTGAAATTTCTCTCAAACAGTCGCCATGTGACACCGCTTGGGCAACGGTGCCAGGCGGCCGCGCGCCCTCCTCCAAGAGATGGCACTGTGCGCATTGACGTAAGCCAAATCACACAGGCCTGCCAACACAAGGATTTATGATATGCCATCGCGTCACGTCAACTGATTCTCACTACTAGTCTTTGGGATTAAAACTTGATTCGATTGTGCGCCTTCACCTCGTCCCTAAATCGCGTGTGGAGACAATAACGGATGACACTCAAGACAATTAGCGAAAGTGTAATCGGTTCGTGGAGCGTTAATCCAAAGGCTATAAACGCACTTGCAATCATtatacaaacagaaaaacacatttgtgaaTATGGTAGAAATAATAGATGTTTAAAGTTTTTAAGGAAACCAAATTGGTGGTGGATATCAATGGAAACTAATATGATCTTACTTTTAAATATTCGTTTTCTGATCTTAAATCCTCAATCTCTCGGAGAAGTTCGTCGTGCATTCCATCAACATACTCTCCCGTCAGGTCAGAAAATGCCACCGAGGAGCTAAAATTCAGTCGACTGTCCAGTGAGGCGAAGGACCGCTCGTCTACAGGGGAGACGCTACCAGTCCCAGGAGCCAGAGAGTTATTGGCCCCTGTTGAactgatgatgtttgtgtcTTCACTTCTGATGTCCGAGACACTGTCCCCCAGGTCAGTCCTGTCTCCATCCCGGCTATTTGACTCAATGTCGCTGCACTGGGTGTCGGTAGAAAGTTTATTCTCCTCCGACGTGCAGTCCGACATCTCTGAGCTGCTGTCTGCGGACGACAACTTTCCAGTAGCGCATCCTGAGTCTTTGCTTAGCTCATCAGAAGTGTTGCTGGCGTCGGACAGTTTCCTCCGTCCTGACGATTTATTGCGACTCTTGAGGCTACCACCGCTCGGTTGCTTGACTTTCCCGGACACTTTTCCCTTCTCTGGTTTCATTTCTTTTCCTCCGCTCGGGGTGCGGCGAAGGGTTGTCGTTCCTACGCTGGTCTTGGTGACAGGTTTGCTTGACTGTGCGTCTTGAGGTTTTACTGGCAACGGCACCTCATTTGTTTGGGGCGAACCGTAGCCGTGGAGTGACGCGTGCTGCCCTACAAACTGCCGCCCGTGCGCTCGATCTGGTTGCGCGCAGGAGTCTCCCTCTCCATCGTCCATCTCCTGTCCACTTCGGCGCTTCTTCGGTCGCGCGCGAGGTGCAGAATTTGCCTCTTCCTTTGCCTTCGTCATTAACCAAGTTTGGCACTGTAGAAGTGTGGTCTTTTTAAAGAAACCCAAATGACACTATATATCACTTAGGTCTTCGTAAACAGCGGAATAAAAGGCGATCTAAATTTTTGCCACATCCGTCTGTGATGAGTCTAGAGACCTGAAGGCGATTTAAAGCTGTTGTTCATCGCCGAACCCACAAGGTCAGTTGGTCAAGACTTGTGATGTCACTGCTGTATACTGCACGCGTCTTAGGTCTCGTTTCGCCCAActgttgtgtgggtgtatgacaAACTCAACTTATGGGGTTGATGACTATGCCCGCCCCCTGATCTGTAAGCCTCCCCTCGCACGATTATAGTTGGAAGGAGAAGTTTTCCCCTCTGGCGAAGACAAACCCACATGATTAAAACAATGCAACCTAAGTAGCCTAATAGCCTTTGCTACCTTTAGTGTAGGCCTATATGGTTATTTATGGTTAATTTGTCGGAAGATAAACCTTAATGAAGGCTTGACCATTTGCTTCGGGTAATTACTATAATGACTCTAGAATGTAGACTAGGCTGTGATTAATTACCACTACCAAATAGTCTAGGCTACTACTACTAGGCTACCACCaacataatgataataataataatgaacttAGCTAAGGTTTGTGTAACATTTTATTAGGCTAAATGAATGCAGCAGAGTGCTTTGAAACAACATAGATCAGATGAAAATAGACCTATGTAGCCTGTAAATTCATATACATATTTGAGAAAATGCAGAAGAAGTTACTCTGTTCTAATAATAATCTCAAAAGTTATTAGAGTTTGTTGGACATATTTGACATGCAAAAAGCCTGTTTCCTCTTGAACCACGAGAATGTCATTCTGACCAATTCTGCCATCTTGCGGCACAATGGGCGTCTTGCTGAATCATGACGAACGCATAAACCCCGTACAAAAGATACAGAAAACAATTGATGCCCTTGTCATCTAACCTTGACCACTGTAAAAGAAACTTGTGAATTGTTATTACAGCCTATGACGAATACAAGCCGTCATTAGTCTGGATGACGATAGTTTAGTATTATAATGTTAGAATAGCCTACAACATAATCCAGTTATTGAATGTTACTAGCGCCATTTCACTGTCCTGTTCTGGAATAAAATCgtataacaaatacaaaaatatacattgAATACAAATTGTGCATGAATGTAGCCTATAGCTTAGTGAACCGTAGCCCGTAGAGAACTGCAACGGACTTGATAGCAACAGCTGTCAGAACCGTCTCTGAAATATGACAACGCTTATAAATAACACCCATCCATACCCTTTTTAGCACATAGCTATCCTTTAATACAACATTGTATCCCGCCCCCGGACATGTCCCCACCCCTTTATGGCGTTCAGGGGCTGCGCTTATCTATATTCCCATAGgtgacctgtgtgt encodes the following:
- the si:ch211-197l9.2 gene encoding protein SOGA1 yields the protein MTKAKEEANSAPRARPKKRRSGQEMDDGEGDSCAQPDRAHGRQFVGQHASLHGYGSPQTNEVPLPVKPQDAQSSKPVTKTSVGTTTLRRTPSGGKEMKPEKGKVSGKVKQPSGGSLKSRNKSSGRRKLSDASNTSDELSKDSGCATGKLSSADSSSEMSDCTSEENKLSTDTQCSDIESNSRDGDRTDLGDSVSDIRSEDTNIISSTGANNSLAPGTGSVSPVDERSFASLDSRLNFSSSVAFSDLTGEYVDGMHDELLREIEDLRSENEYLKDEMEELRSEMLEMRDLFLEEDVYQLQELRQQLDQANKMSRILQYRLRKAERRSLRVAQTGQVDGELIRALEHDVRVAKSVSLRLHGELESVQKKKAQLEWENVELRERTQDLEVANQVLHNEMDKTRENSLRRRSLRTSSGKSERKLSPQDDSADLKCQLHFAKEESALMCKKLTKMVSENETMGQELAKYRLLYGDVDNTQVSDSMANSPLAREAEVKVHLRLVEEEATLLSRRIVELEVENRGLRAEMSEMRDRRGGGAGGGAGGVEEEDEPMEGAGEHLVVPVCNDRHELGERQTAVSVKDIAQGRPITLVTKQIQTEEGYSVEVTRLGHNPEEQEKAKKNGADLLSSHTDLNLKDLKTLRDQALLVSSAIDLLRAPAKNGLSPCSNQKTPPLSPYLAKPEADHHSPSALPRPRDLPSLNPLSGELEVLQFQLQVLIERVKSLMDTGEGRKAHSWGPCDPAPPLETREVQKEVLLGKVDLSPGCPCGQETLVLLTLQLRWFLQQWRQGEEVKDLFEVGCQKKLRLLMEGEETSDSEEANKMSPTASKPFLKQVNGDEDMALLDLTAALQDLGSELQEERRASLELAQRFACAKAAWAVERSELRSIVSRLEGTASKASVKNLPDLKVALQRDHVEKLQHLLADSYAAVMELTRQMKVRERNWSCEKQELLEYLHQLQTEQPACQTSSQGNMAESSGGKMSDSGRSWGTERTKPKLAPSDASNKNWLYLSEEAALLDQPEACKTWDVPVMPPRFPGLDLQLESTQRSHTAPEKTALRIYYSPPSARRVHLSKLTWDKEDMYVEGKMRERQAGVFPPGPARSRGNEGVGSLSFQGGLPLECNGGGSPTGGASRLPCGFQPPPGFPSASLLSFGTLQALANLSDDMKEMTASVRGASRGSSLERGRSLMKDAWSQTAAAAQAQSQSRPGAHTVSTGMQTDGVRGLSSGKYWSPRGTTASLVSPRAQQMSSSLERVASRVEKPPPCSTSPKLYRRHSASSPFSSTSSSSSPPSSFLSPSLSSSSSSTGPSRLEAPKERGLWGLSQKGSVGSAWARSTTSRAGSVTAANTDKPAGRKSVGIHRYGLVQEFLRNVCGRTDKPATGGAERTGAPTVRRDSIGSAGQKKAERPASRVPLVRNDSVTKIVNRRFMKQGQKEERDGSCDCSSRSLTSCFARPSRSNLHHAHAQCRLRPHDCPTAAAVRSSSNP